In the Octadecabacter sp. SW4 genome, one interval contains:
- a CDS encoding C4-dicarboxylate ABC transporter substrate-binding protein, protein MEAIAEQVREQTGGNFDITIFYGGQLSGSRENLDGIQLNAFEGAAICNFYHPGKNPAWMVFSLPFLPLGDPAVDQYVRSRMFEHPAIVADMEAWNAIPYMSGLLPQYEVLGKGDAPTDLADWAGLRVRAGGGLGDAMEALGATKQTLPAGETSTAFQRGAVDAAAFPYTYAHVSFGIADEADWFTSNLAPGTSECGWVLNKTAYEALPEQYQTLLMDLRGMGMDVEQAAYAEQDEKNLPVFRDTMQEIVYSEEQLQAFRDVPGQPVWDAWIAANSDAFDAQGVFDAIWEYAEEAQNQ, encoded by the coding sequence ATGGAAGCGATTGCTGAGCAGGTCCGCGAACAGACGGGCGGCAACTTTGACATCACGATCTTCTATGGCGGGCAATTGTCCGGCAGCCGTGAAAACCTTGACGGGATCCAGTTGAATGCCTTTGAAGGTGCGGCGATCTGCAACTTCTACCACCCGGGCAAGAACCCGGCCTGGATGGTGTTTTCGCTGCCGTTCCTGCCGCTGGGCGATCCCGCAGTTGATCAATACGTGCGTTCGCGCATGTTCGAACATCCTGCTATTGTCGCTGATATGGAAGCGTGGAACGCCATTCCCTACATGTCGGGCCTGCTGCCACAGTATGAAGTCCTTGGCAAAGGCGATGCACCGACCGACCTGGCCGATTGGGCGGGTCTGCGCGTGCGTGCGGGCGGTGGACTTGGTGACGCGATGGAGGCTCTCGGGGCCACCAAGCAAACCTTGCCAGCGGGTGAAACCTCAACGGCTTTCCAGCGCGGCGCGGTTGATGCTGCGGCCTTCCCTTATACCTATGCGCATGTGTCTTTCGGCATTGCGGATGAAGCCGATTGGTTCACGTCCAACCTTGCCCCCGGCACGTCCGAATGCGGCTGGGTTCTGAACAAGACCGCCTATGAAGCCCTGCCCGAGCAGTATCAGACGCTCCTCATGGACCTGCGCGGGATGGGTATGGACGTTGAACAGGCCGCCTACGCAGAGCAGGACGAAAAGAACCTGCCTGTCTTCCGCGATACGATGCAGGAAATCGTCTATTCCGAAGAGCAGCTTCAAGCCTTCCGCGATGTTCCCGGGCAGCCGGTCTGGGATGCGTGGATCGCCGCAAACTCTGATGCGTTTGATGCACAAGGCGTGTTCGACGCAATTTGGGAATATGCCGAAGAAGCACAGAACCAGTAA
- a CDS encoding TRAP transporter small permease, with protein MIVTGLRKIESWVVAVAIIANVSGAFVLLALVVIMNVDVVSRNLFLAPFRGVVEIVVFSLALIVFLQLPDVVRTGRLTRSDGFLGLLRSRAPRLGGGLARVLDGVSCIFMSMIVWTVWPEFTEAFESCYFFTPPEFGVQPTGAFWADFKTALGRCDYFGTPGILAAPWWPVRLAIAFGCAWAAILFFFKTVLGDTQDPRHVTAQTSGDL; from the coding sequence ATGATCGTCACGGGTCTGCGAAAAATTGAAAGTTGGGTCGTGGCGGTCGCGATTATTGCCAACGTCAGCGGTGCATTTGTGCTGCTGGCGCTGGTCGTGATCATGAACGTCGATGTGGTGTCACGAAATCTGTTTCTGGCACCGTTCCGGGGTGTGGTCGAAATAGTGGTGTTTTCATTGGCGCTTATTGTGTTCCTGCAATTGCCGGATGTGGTGCGTACGGGGCGGCTGACCCGATCTGACGGGTTTCTTGGCCTGCTACGCAGCCGCGCCCCGCGTCTGGGCGGGGGACTGGCCCGCGTCCTGGATGGGGTGTCCTGTATCTTCATGAGCATGATCGTCTGGACGGTCTGGCCCGAATTCACCGAGGCCTTTGAAAGTTGCTATTTCTTCACCCCGCCCGAATTTGGGGTGCAGCCGACCGGCGCATTTTGGGCTGATTTCAAAACCGCATTGGGGCGGTGCGACTACTTTGGCACGCCCGGTATCCTTGCCGCACCCTGGTGGCCCGTGCGGCTCGCGATCGCGTTTGGCTGCGCCTGGGCGGCGATCCTGTTCTTCTTCAAGACCGTGCTGGGCGACACCCAAGACCCGCGCCACGTCACAGCCCAAACCAGCGGAGACCTGTAG
- a CDS encoding TRAP transporter large permease has protein sequence MDPLTIGMLSVGAIVVLVYLGLYIPVALGLVSFVSIWLMSGKSILAFNFLKVAVGDGVTEYNFATIPLFTLMGLLVSRARLGRDIYDVMNSAFRKVLAGIGMATVGANAVFAAITGSSIASASVFTKISVPEMLRYNYNKRFAVGVVAGSSVLGMIIPPSAMLIIYSFVAEQSVGDMFLAGIIPGLILTGVYVAAIYVMARVWPSYVGEDISADELPAMPGAEMFRKTWPVASLILLVLGGIYTGWLTPVEAGAAGASLALIVAIARRSITWPDFWKTLVETGHITAAILLLITMASFYSRMLGYAGLPNQLDALLQAWDMSFFQIMLIYVALMLVLGTLLDTASIILIVVPLFITLIESMGLSLVWFGIVTVIGAEIGLLTPPLGISCFVIKSTLNDPSISLKDVFLGALPFAFLMLLVLILLIRFPILSTAIL, from the coding sequence ATGGATCCGCTCACAATTGGAATGCTGTCAGTCGGCGCGATCGTCGTCTTGGTCTACCTCGGTCTTTATATCCCGGTCGCCTTGGGCCTGGTGTCTTTCGTGTCGATCTGGCTGATGTCCGGTAAATCCATCCTTGCCTTCAACTTTTTGAAGGTGGCCGTCGGGGACGGGGTCACGGAATACAACTTCGCGACGATCCCGCTGTTCACCCTGATGGGGCTGCTTGTTTCAAGGGCGCGGCTGGGCCGCGATATCTATGACGTGATGAATTCCGCCTTTCGCAAGGTGCTTGCGGGGATCGGCATGGCAACGGTCGGTGCCAACGCGGTCTTTGCGGCGATCACCGGATCGTCCATCGCCTCGGCCTCGGTTTTCACAAAAATTTCAGTGCCGGAAATGCTGCGCTACAACTACAACAAGCGCTTTGCGGTTGGTGTTGTGGCAGGATCATCGGTGCTGGGCATGATCATCCCGCCTTCGGCGATGCTCATCATTTATTCCTTTGTGGCGGAACAATCCGTGGGCGACATGTTCCTTGCAGGGATCATCCCCGGCCTGATCCTAACTGGCGTCTACGTCGCGGCGATCTATGTCATGGCGCGGGTCTGGCCCTCTTATGTGGGGGAGGACATCAGCGCCGACGAGCTGCCAGCGATGCCCGGCGCGGAAATGTTCCGCAAAACATGGCCCGTTGCCTCATTGATCCTGTTGGTTCTGGGGGGCATTTACACGGGCTGGTTGACGCCTGTCGAAGCGGGTGCGGCGGGTGCATCGCTTGCGCTGATCGTGGCCATCGCACGGCGTTCAATCACATGGCCGGATTTTTGGAAAACCCTGGTCGAGACGGGCCATATCACGGCTGCGATCCTGCTGCTGATTACGATGGCGTCGTTCTATAGCCGGATGCTTGGCTATGCGGGCCTGCCCAACCAGCTTGATGCACTGTTGCAGGCGTGGGATATGTCGTTCTTCCAGATCATGCTGATTTATGTGGCGTTGATGTTGGTTTTGGGCACCTTGCTCGACACGGCATCGATCATCCTGATCGTCGTGCCGCTGTTCATCACCTTGATTGAAAGCATGGGGTTGAGCCTTGTCTGGTTCGGGATTGTCACCGTGATCGGAGCCGAGATCGGCCTGCTGACTCCGCCACTTGGCATCTCGTGTTTTGTCATCAAAAGCACGTTGAACGATCCGTCAATCTCGCTCAAAGACGTATTTCTTGGGGCTCTCCCATTTGCGTTTCTCATGCTGTTGGTCCTGATCCTGTTGATCAGGTTCCCGATCCTTTCCACTGCAATTCTCTAG
- a CDS encoding cupin domain-containing protein, with product MSVVNSDLVQVNDAIATAYWTRAVDRGADAPLGVGALEGGKDSIGFLVTATALSGAGVLGCARVAMPGQGWALRLDEVAFPVGAVAHRHTHSGSGWRCLVAGSLRTEAEDHTTIMKTGDYWFEPAHSPVRAVALHGAGVTRFVRCMVIPLADLGRSTFQLCTPKDADLPRLQVTHRHFDHTVQVDAG from the coding sequence ATGAGCGTGGTTAACAGTGACTTGGTGCAGGTCAATGACGCGATTGCGACCGCGTATTGGACCAGGGCGGTGGACCGTGGAGCAGATGCACCGCTGGGTGTCGGTGCATTGGAGGGGGGCAAAGACAGCATTGGCTTTCTTGTCACAGCCACGGCCTTGTCGGGTGCCGGGGTATTGGGCTGCGCGCGGGTTGCGATGCCGGGCCAAGGTTGGGCCTTGCGGTTGGACGAGGTCGCGTTTCCTGTCGGCGCTGTGGCCCATCGGCATACCCATTCGGGCAGCGGCTGGCGGTGTCTGGTCGCGGGGTCTTTGCGCACTGAAGCAGAGGATCACACCACAATCATGAAAACGGGTGACTATTGGTTTGAACCGGCCCATAGCCCTGTGCGTGCCGTTGCGCTGCACGGCGCGGGTGTTACACGGTTCGTGCGTTGCATGGTTATTCCGCTGGCCGATCTGGGGCGTTCGACGTTTCAGCTTTGCACGCCTAAGGACGCTGACTTGCCGCGATTGCAGGTGACACACCGGCATTTCGATCATACCGTTCAGGTCGATGCCGGGTAG
- a CDS encoding heme-binding protein translates to MRLHTSLPLDRANAIVTESLALGRKASLLPLTVVVLDAGGKLVAMQSEDGAGLIRFEIALGKAYGALGMGISSRLIRDRLSERPTFQNALAAASGGRLIPVPGGVLVEDAEGVTLGAVGISGDTSDKDEYCAIEAIKSAGYAPEPAEPNPDWRTSSLSDHYPAST, encoded by the coding sequence ATGCGCCTGCACACCTCATTGCCCCTTGATCGCGCCAACGCCATTGTCACCGAAAGCCTGGCCCTGGGGCGCAAGGCATCGCTCTTGCCTCTCACCGTCGTGGTGCTCGACGCGGGTGGCAAACTTGTGGCGATGCAATCCGAGGACGGCGCGGGCCTGATCCGCTTCGAGATCGCCTTGGGCAAAGCCTATGGCGCGCTTGGCATGGGGATTTCAAGCCGCCTGATCCGCGACCGCCTGTCTGAACGCCCAACGTTCCAGAACGCACTCGCGGCCGCGTCCGGCGGGCGGCTCATCCCCGTTCCGGGCGGGGTCCTGGTCGAAGATGCCGAGGGCGTGACGCTTGGTGCGGTCGGTATTTCAGGCGACACGTCAGACAAGGACGAATACTGCGCAATCGAGGCGATCAAATCTGCCGGATACGCCCCTGAACCCGCCGAACCGAACCCGGACTGGCGCACTTCGTCCCTGTCCGACCACTACCCGGCATCGACCTGA
- a CDS encoding YciI family protein, protein MPKWEDYKSEAKARGALAMELFVVRTRPTGDMGLVKATLPDHLAYQKEMEAAGALVMAGPVSDVTGDMMEAEGMIIYRATNLEAARALANGDPMHKVGARSYDIRKWLVNEGSLSFTVALSSQSVTVN, encoded by the coding sequence ATGCCTAAATGGGAAGACTACAAGAGCGAAGCAAAGGCGCGCGGCGCGCTGGCGATGGAGTTGTTTGTCGTGCGCACGCGGCCCACGGGCGACATGGGATTGGTGAAAGCCACCTTGCCCGACCACCTCGCCTACCAAAAGGAAATGGAAGCCGCCGGTGCCTTGGTCATGGCCGGCCCCGTGTCCGACGTTACCGGCGATATGATGGAAGCCGAAGGGATGATCATCTACCGCGCCACCAACCTTGAGGCCGCCCGCGCGCTGGCAAACGGTGACCCGATGCACAAGGTCGGCGCGCGCAGCTATGACATTCGCAAATGGCTGGTGAACGAAGGCAGCCTGAGTTTCACCGTTGCGCTGTCGTCCCAAAGCGTCACAGTGAACTAA
- a CDS encoding TRAP transporter large permease: MIIGIGMSDPFLVGVITLGLLLLLIFLGVRVVFAAAVVGLLGLVELRGWGPAAGIVGTIPHSKSSAYALSVLPMFIFIGFLAFHAGMTQQLFDAARKWLGWMPGGLAVATVFATAGFAAVSGASTATAAVFSRVAIPEMLKYGYDRRMAAGVVASAGTLATLIPPSAILVIYAIIVEQSVGKLLLAGFLPGIFSAVVYAGIIVVWAMLKPGSAPSVSGFTWGERMRTLPGISPIALVVVIIMTAIYGGWATPTEAGALGAFIVMVLALVRGTPLRSIKDSLMESAKLTVMIFSLIWGVLIFVRFLGFSGIPGAFTEWIVSLDVAPMTIMIFILLGYALLGMFMDAIGMLLLTLPVVYPAVIALGFDPIWFGIIAVKMAEICLITPPIGLNCFVVNGVRPDIPLGTIFRGVALFFIADVITIAALLMFPEIVTWLPNFDFEAWWSGLWAAGAVN; the protein is encoded by the coding sequence ATGATTATCGGTATTGGCATGTCCGATCCCTTTCTGGTCGGCGTTATCACGCTTGGTCTGCTGCTTTTGCTGATCTTTCTTGGCGTGCGCGTTGTGTTTGCGGCAGCCGTGGTCGGGCTGTTGGGGCTGGTGGAACTGCGCGGCTGGGGCCCTGCGGCGGGTATCGTTGGCACGATCCCGCATTCAAAGTCCTCGGCCTATGCGCTGTCCGTCTTGCCGATGTTCATCTTTATCGGGTTTCTGGCATTCCACGCAGGCATGACCCAACAGCTGTTTGATGCGGCCCGCAAATGGCTTGGCTGGATGCCCGGCGGTTTGGCGGTTGCAACAGTGTTCGCGACCGCCGGTTTTGCCGCCGTGTCCGGCGCGTCCACTGCGACAGCAGCGGTGTTCAGCCGGGTGGCGATTCCCGAGATGCTGAAATACGGCTACGACAGGCGTATGGCCGCAGGCGTTGTGGCTTCGGCCGGCACCTTGGCCACGCTGATCCCGCCCTCGGCGATCCTCGTGATCTATGCCATTATCGTTGAACAATCCGTCGGCAAACTGCTGCTGGCGGGCTTCCTGCCCGGGATCTTCTCGGCAGTGGTCTATGCAGGGATCATTGTCGTCTGGGCGATGCTGAAACCCGGTTCTGCCCCATCGGTGTCGGGCTTTACCTGGGGTGAGCGCATGCGCACCCTGCCCGGCATTTCCCCCATCGCCCTGGTCGTCGTGATCATCATGACGGCAATCTACGGCGGCTGGGCCACCCCGACAGAAGCCGGGGCACTTGGTGCGTTCATCGTTATGGTCCTGGCGCTGGTGCGCGGCACGCCACTAAGGTCAATCAAAGATTCGCTGATGGAATCCGCTAAATTGACGGTGATGATCTTTTCGCTGATCTGGGGTGTGTTGATCTTTGTGCGCTTCCTGGGGTTTTCCGGCATTCCCGGCGCGTTTACCGAATGGATTGTCAGCCTTGACGTGGCCCCGATGACCATCATGATCTTCATTCTGCTTGGCTACGCCCTGCTGGGCATGTTCATGGACGCCATCGGGATGTTGCTGCTGACTTTGCCCGTGGTCTATCCGGCGGTTATCGCCCTTGGGTTTGACCCGATCTGGTTTGGCATCATCGCCGTCAAGATGGCCGAGATTTGCCTGATCACCCCGCCCATCGGCCTCAACTGTTTTGTGGTCAACGGCGTGCGGCCTGACATTCCGCTCGGCACGATATTTCGCGGCGTCGCGCTGTTCTTCATCGCCGACGTCATTACCATCGCGGCCCTCCTGATGTTCCCAGAAATCGTTACGTGGCTGCCAAACTTTGACTTTGAGGCATGGTGGTCTGGCCTTTGGGCCGCCGGGGCCGTCAACTAA
- a CDS encoding C4-dicarboxylate TRAP transporter substrate-binding protein, with translation MALTRRNALAAGFAMGLSTAITGAATAQEVINMTAIDGYPERSMWVAEFSGFFIPRVDELLAETGNYQINWMEAYGGQIVKPRGVLEGIKLGLGDIGIVTTIFHSSALPSQGISAVTPFVSSDARVVAQAVDEIAREFPQMGAELAAENQVYLATGVVLDTYQLFSTEPINSLSDLEGLKIAGAGYNLRYLEGIPGAAGVRGGLPDFYNMLQTGVTEAAMLWPEAAVTFKIAEVAPYMLQADLGAVNSKTVTVNADVWAALPDEVKDVLQTVALEYRDRVAGIAMDKAAASVAAYIEGGGTVVVMSQDERQAWADSMPNIAAEWAANLDSTGAPGSDMLVAYMGKLAAAGFTPLRDWAAELE, from the coding sequence ATGGCACTAACACGACGCAATGCCCTTGCGGCAGGATTTGCGATGGGATTGTCCACCGCAATCACAGGGGCCGCTACGGCCCAAGAGGTCATCAACATGACCGCAATCGATGGCTATCCAGAGCGCTCCATGTGGGTCGCCGAGTTTTCCGGCTTTTTCATTCCACGGGTGGATGAACTGCTGGCAGAAACCGGCAACTACCAGATCAACTGGATGGAAGCCTACGGCGGCCAGATCGTAAAACCACGCGGGGTCCTGGAGGGCATCAAGCTGGGCTTGGGCGATATTGGTATCGTCACGACGATTTTCCACAGTTCGGCCTTGCCCTCGCAGGGTATCTCTGCTGTGACGCCGTTCGTGTCGTCTGATGCGCGCGTGGTGGCGCAGGCGGTTGACGAGATCGCCCGCGAGTTCCCGCAAATGGGCGCCGAATTGGCGGCCGAGAACCAGGTATATCTGGCGACGGGCGTTGTTCTGGACACCTATCAGTTGTTTTCGACCGAGCCGATCAATTCACTGTCTGACCTTGAGGGTCTCAAGATTGCCGGTGCGGGCTACAACCTGCGCTATCTTGAAGGGATCCCCGGTGCAGCCGGTGTGCGCGGCGGTTTGCCGGATTTCTACAACATGCTGCAAACCGGTGTGACCGAAGCGGCGATGCTGTGGCCAGAGGCTGCGGTGACATTCAAGATCGCCGAGGTAGCACCCTACATGTTGCAGGCCGATCTGGGTGCCGTGAACTCAAAGACTGTGACCGTGAACGCTGACGTCTGGGCTGCGCTGCCTGACGAGGTCAAAGACGTGCTGCAAACTGTCGCGCTGGAATACCGTGACCGGGTTGCGGGCATCGCGATGGACAAGGCGGCTGCATCGGTTGCGGCCTACATCGAAGGTGGCGGCACCGTCGTCGTGATGAGCCAGGACGAGCGTCAGGCCTGGGCCGACAGCATGCCCAATATTGCTGCCGAATGGGCGGCGAATCTGGACAGCACTGGCGCGCCCGGTTCTGACATGCTGGTCGCCTATATGGGGAAGCTGGCCGCGGCTGGATTCACCCCGTTGCGCGATTGGGCGGCGGAACTCGAGTAA
- a CDS encoding TRAP transporter small permease subunit: protein MIPIEDAANLLAAFAIMALMILGVMQISLRTFDYPISGYIDLVELSMASMAFLGAAYTQRLGSHIRMELLVGKLSGRALWALEAFGALVAMFIIGVLIYYSYGHFLRAYTLGDTTIDAEYPVWPSKLLVPIAFSVWWCRLALQFVGSLRLVIYPDAEPIAVVIAKNVAEQAQDEIHEVMGDDADFSDPGAFS from the coding sequence TTGATCCCGATCGAGGACGCCGCCAACCTTTTGGCAGCCTTCGCGATTATGGCGCTCATGATCCTTGGGGTGATGCAGATTTCCCTGCGCACCTTCGACTATCCGATCAGTGGATACATCGACCTTGTCGAGCTTTCGATGGCCAGCATGGCCTTTCTTGGGGCCGCCTATACGCAACGCCTGGGCAGTCACATCCGCATGGAGCTTCTGGTGGGCAAGCTCTCGGGCCGGGCTCTCTGGGCGCTCGAGGCGTTTGGCGCGTTGGTGGCGATGTTCATCATCGGCGTGTTGATCTATTACAGCTATGGGCATTTCCTGCGCGCCTACACCCTGGGCGACACGACAATTGACGCCGAATATCCTGTTTGGCCGTCCAAACTGCTTGTCCCGATCGCGTTTTCGGTCTGGTGGTGCCGCTTGGCGTTGCAGTTCGTCGGCTCCCTCCGGCTTGTCATCTATCCCGACGCCGAACCCATCGCCGTCGTGATCGCCAAGAACGTCGCCGAGCAGGCCCAGGACGAGATCCACGAAGTCATGGGTGACGATGCCGATTTCTCCGATCCGGGGGCGTTCTCATGA
- a CDS encoding malonyl-CoA decarboxylase family protein, which translates to MQRNRFLPDMLSTLFARSRVTGKDNDPRDMAQLCYALLSDEGEVSGQKLAEVILDRYRASGDDKKLAFFQFMNDELDIDAGALAVLAAEYAETRAANAYARVAEVAAPKRRKLLRRLNQPSGATADLVNMRVDLLRLMKDAPELARSDLDFALLLRSWFNRGFLVLKQIDWDAPASLLDKIVAYEAVHEINDLDDLRRRLSPPDRRCFAFFHPAMPDEPLIFVEVALTKTIPGSIDALLSEDRELLMTKDARVAVFYSISNCQDGLKGISFGNLLIKQVAQELSLEFPHLTDFVTLSPIPRLNTWLVSQTSDPTYGHVAAAVLAGDAPPEDVCAMAARYLVEAKRDDGTPLDPVARFHLGNGAEIHAVHAGADSSENGRYQSGGAMVNYLYDLSLAERHHADFARNATVATSKSIKALIRAPFKTKPEELAS; encoded by the coding sequence ATGCAACGCAACCGCTTCCTGCCAGATATGTTGTCCACACTGTTTGCCCGTAGCCGTGTGACGGGAAAGGACAACGACCCGCGCGATATGGCGCAGCTTTGCTATGCGCTTTTGTCCGACGAGGGCGAAGTGTCGGGCCAGAAACTTGCCGAGGTGATCCTTGATCGCTACCGCGCGTCAGGCGACGACAAGAAACTGGCGTTCTTTCAATTCATGAACGACGAGCTTGACATCGATGCGGGGGCCTTGGCTGTTCTGGCAGCCGAATATGCAGAAACACGCGCGGCCAATGCCTATGCCCGCGTTGCAGAAGTCGCGGCCCCGAAAAGACGCAAACTGCTGCGCCGCCTCAATCAGCCAAGCGGGGCAACAGCAGATCTCGTGAACATGCGTGTCGACCTTCTGCGCTTGATGAAAGATGCGCCTGAACTGGCGCGCAGTGACCTTGATTTCGCGCTTCTGCTGCGCAGCTGGTTCAATCGCGGGTTTCTGGTTCTCAAGCAAATTGATTGGGATGCGCCTGCCTCCCTGCTTGACAAGATCGTCGCCTATGAAGCCGTGCATGAAATCAATGATCTTGATGATCTGCGCCGCAGACTTAGCCCGCCGGACCGGCGTTGCTTTGCGTTCTTTCACCCAGCCATGCCCGACGAGCCGCTGATCTTTGTCGAGGTCGCATTGACCAAAACAATCCCCGGATCAATCGACGCGCTCCTTTCCGAAGACCGCGAGCTTCTCATGACCAAGGACGCGCGCGTCGCTGTGTTTTATTCGATCTCAAACTGTCAGGACGGGTTGAAGGGGATCAGCTTTGGCAATCTGTTGATCAAACAGGTCGCCCAAGAACTGTCGCTGGAATTTCCGCACCTGACCGATTTCGTGACCCTCTCCCCTATCCCGCGATTAAATACTTGGCTGGTCAGCCAAACAAGTGATCCGACCTATGGGCATGTGGCCGCCGCTGTCCTCGCCGGTGATGCCCCGCCCGAAGATGTGTGTGCGATGGCCGCGCGATATCTGGTTGAGGCCAAGCGGGATGACGGCACCCCCCTTGATCCAGTTGCCCGGTTTCATCTGGGCAACGGCGCCGAAATCCACGCGGTGCACGCCGGCGCCGACAGTTCCGAAAACGGTCGCTATCAATCAGGCGGCGCGATGGTGAATTACCTCTATGATCTGTCCCTGGCTGAACGTCACCACGCGGATTTCGCGCGCAATGCCACAGTGGCCACATCAAAATCGATCAAGGCCCTGATCCGCGCGCCGTTCAAGACCAAACCCGAAGAACTGGCGTCATGA
- a CDS encoding malonic semialdehyde reductase, giving the protein MEDGASLEGLRQSAQDDVRALRREITTLSDAQIGLILTKARSHYAWTDRPVSDDMLHKIFDIMKMGPTSMNTCPSRIIFVRSKAGKERLAKALKPANVPKVMNAPVTAIIAYDVNFWEELPRLFPHEDRRSHFKDKPAHSEETAFRNSTLQGAYFMIGARALGLDIGAISGFDNAVVDAEFFAGTSVKSNFLCNLGYADEAALFQRLPRFDFDDVCEII; this is encoded by the coding sequence ATGGAAGACGGCGCATCACTTGAAGGCCTGCGGCAGTCAGCACAAGACGACGTGCGCGCCTTGCGCCGCGAGATTACCACATTGAGTGACGCGCAGATCGGCCTGATCCTGACCAAGGCGCGGTCCCACTATGCATGGACTGACAGGCCGGTGTCAGACGACATGCTGCACAAGATCTTCGACATCATGAAGATGGGCCCGACCAGCATGAATACCTGCCCCAGCCGGATCATCTTTGTGCGCTCGAAGGCGGGCAAGGAACGGCTGGCCAAGGCGCTCAAGCCCGCGAATGTGCCAAAGGTGATGAACGCGCCCGTAACGGCGATCATCGCTTACGATGTGAATTTCTGGGAAGAACTGCCGCGTTTGTTCCCTCACGAGGACCGCCGGTCGCATTTCAAGGACAAACCGGCACATAGCGAAGAGACGGCGTTTCGCAATTCCACCTTGCAAGGGGCCTATTTCATGATCGGCGCGCGGGCGCTGGGGCTGGATATTGGCGCAATCTCGGGCTTTGACAATGCAGTGGTGGACGCCGAATTCTTTGCCGGAACATCGGTAAAATCGAACTTCTTGTGCAATCTGGGCTACGCGGACGAGGCCGCGCTGTTCCAACGCTTGCCCCGGTTCGATTTCGACGACGTCTGCGAAATCATATGA
- a CDS encoding OsmC family protein: MKTSVTLSMNAKCSSHSVAQLRTRDLVSIIDEPVERHGTNLGFTPTDTALAALAGCTNTIGHKCASRLGVDIGNLDISVKCRFNRLGVTLEEEIATPFEEIDLVVLSDGKASQDELTQVAMEVAKYCPVSKLFRGAGTIINEDWRKAS, from the coding sequence ATGAAAACATCGGTGACCCTTTCGATGAACGCAAAGTGTTCCAGCCATTCGGTTGCCCAACTGCGCACGCGCGATCTGGTGTCGATCATTGACGAACCGGTTGAGCGCCACGGCACCAACCTTGGCTTCACACCCACGGATACAGCACTTGCCGCGCTGGCGGGCTGCACCAATACGATCGGCCACAAATGCGCGTCCCGGTTGGGCGTGGACATCGGCAACCTGGATATTTCGGTGAAGTGCCGATTCAACCGACTTGGCGTGACCCTGGAGGAGGAGATCGCCACCCCGTTTGAAGAGATCGATCTGGTCGTGCTTTCAGACGGCAAGGCGTCGCAAGACGAGTTGACCCAAGTGGCGATGGAGGTCGCCAAATACTGTCCAGTGTCCAAGCTGTTTCGCGGCGCTGGCACCATCATTAACGAGGATTGGCGCAAAGCCAGCTAA
- a CDS encoding cupin domain-containing protein has product MKHKDYRRVVTGHNAQGTAIIESNQIATQQLERPNRPGVRLTNFWLTDQTPAEYDGATETCTRDFILHPPKNGTVFRCVEFMPEDPDVMARLSSADGAKAFAEMGAGANVVQGGRHPWMHRTDSVDYGIVMNGEIWMLMDNEDDDVLLKAGDVVVQRGTNHAWANRGTEPCTIMFVLIDGVTRAGGGKGIPPR; this is encoded by the coding sequence ATGAAGCACAAGGACTATCGCCGCGTTGTCACCGGACATAACGCGCAGGGCACCGCCATTATCGAAAGCAACCAGATTGCGACCCAGCAGTTGGAGCGCCCAAATCGCCCCGGTGTGCGGCTAACGAATTTTTGGCTGACTGATCAAACGCCTGCCGAATATGATGGCGCGACCGAGACCTGCACGCGCGATTTCATCCTGCATCCGCCAAAGAACGGAACCGTGTTTCGCTGCGTCGAGTTCATGCCCGAGGACCCGGACGTCATGGCGCGCCTGTCCAGCGCGGATGGGGCAAAGGCATTTGCCGAAATGGGGGCTGGGGCCAATGTTGTGCAGGGGGGCCGCCATCCCTGGATGCACCGCACCGATAGCGTGGACTATGGCATCGTCATGAACGGCGAAATCTGGATGCTGATGGACAACGAAGACGACGACGTATTGCTGAAGGCGGGTGATGTTGTCGTTCAGCGCGGCACCAACCATGCCTGGGCCAATCGCGGGACCGAACCCTGCACGATCATGTTCGTGCTGATCGACGGGGTGACGCGGGCGGGCGGCGGCAAAGGCATTCCGCCCCGCTAG